The Aedes aegypti strain LVP_AGWG chromosome 1, AaegL5.0 Primary Assembly, whole genome shotgun sequence sequence GAATTTTTGCAATACATATTGAGGTcttaagggatggtacacaaattatgtcacgctaaatttcaactttttcgaccccccccccccttgtcacactttttgtatgagcctctgaaatttttgtaaggcttgtcacgcttggctcgaccccctcccccccttggagcgtgacgtaatttgtgcatgacccctaaataACATCACCTTCGCGAGTCAGCACTAAAAATCTATAGAACGAATTTAAAAAGAGAATGCTAAAACTGCAGTTGATTGACAGGAGCAAACAAAATAGTTTGAGGGGAAACATGTTGCTAGGATCTCAAGGCTTACTGACCTTATGAAGCATAGCAAACCTGCCAGCTGTCATATTGTTTTCCAATATGGTGGAATGCTCTATTTGACACATTGAACTACCTCGGTTGACCGGTGAACGCTTTGTATTCATACCACCCAATATTTATATAAACCTTGATAAAAAGGATATGAGCACCCCTAATATGAGTACGTGAACAGCGTTCAGTGAACAGTGAGTAAATTTCAAGTAAATAAACAATCCAGCTGTCAACAGCGCCTTTTGCCGCATCAGTTTATTAGTCGCAGGTGGATCTTTCGgtgtgttttatttttaggaataaaaactttatttcatgtgataattattattcaaaattttgtttcctGTAGACAACTCTTCCTGACCTGGCAAGAGTGGTTCCACAGGGCAGTCAACAACAATGGGTGAAAATGAGCCCATCCACATCGAGTATGTGGACGAAACGGAGCTCCTGACCGAATTCCGCCAGTACATGGCCGATCCGGACACTCGGGAAAAGGCCGCCAACTATCTGCTGGATTCGCTGGTCGACGAAATGATCCTGGGTGTGGTATTCGAGGTGCACCACGCGTACAAGACTGGTTCCGGAGCGGCCATCGAGGGCCAACCGGAGGACTGCAAACCGTACACGATCGTCGATCTGCCGGATATGGACGTTTTCGGGTCGTCCAACAGTAAGAAGGCTATCGATTGCAGCTGCCCGAACTGCAACCGGATTGTGGCCGCCTCCAGGTTTGCGCCACATTTGGAAAAGTGTATGGGTAAGTGGTTAAACGTTGTTTTTAAGAGATATTACCTTATAGTTCTTTCGAGATTTAAATGAGTATCATTGGATCAGGACCGATCAATCAACATCAATTGTGTAGCCTAACTAACCAGAATGATTGACGGTCAATTCTACTAACACCAAACATTGTTTCTTCTACAGCTCGGACATTTAGCCAGAAATTCACCATTCCAACTGGCGTCTAATCATCAAGTTTTAAAGATGTTTCTTTCATTTAAAATTGGATTTCGTTGTTCAAGCATTCGTACAAATTCTTGCAGGCAAATCTATATTTGATACAAATGCTACTTCAGACTAATTTCAATAGTGTAAATCCGAATGGCTCAAGTTTATCAAATCTCTAAGCGTTATACAAACCTTCTCATTTCCTCTCATAATAATGCTAGTAATACATAAATTTTCCTAACAGCATCGAACCCAAGCTCtacgattcaagtgaggaagcaaagggtACCGACAATCATGGTCAATATTTACGATTTTGGTGGATTTACGCAgtagatcttgaactccatttagggaatcaaggtttccttccaaatcgtaaAAAAGGAGACTGACACTTTTTGGCGGAAACCCTTAAAGTGTTATCATAAGAATataaacatgaaacgagctcaccagttggtaatccatcctcgactgaaccgAAAACTtttcggcgtcccgaaaacgcgcccagcaaaacgcgcgaaaactgaaaacaaacttctcggcgtcccgaaaatgaaCCGTCTTGCGAAGCACTCCATATCGGGATGCATCCATCATTATTTTGCGATTTCTGAAAGTTGTTGTGTAATAATCCATTTcgtaactcaaaacagttgcgtaatgaaaaagcgttgtggaatagtcattacgctattgatttcagttgcgtaatgattacTGCGATACTGCaaaactcttcttcttcttcttcttctcctctgGGTGGCCGAGACTACTGCAAAACTCAgtgtaggccgtttcatgacagattggcgtgatgaaaaacagcctcaTTATGGTGTGAAATTCCAAAATATGTAGTAGTTTACggatagaaataataaaccatagaagaataatgtcACTGGTGTTCCCTTTgctctcgctcagaaacatgttgggtacataagtgtcaaactgcatacatttttgcgttgacatttatagccccgcctatctccgccagcaaaagaacattcttcttctatggtttattacttctattagtttacgtaacaagttgcagaatgacgatTTCTACAGCACGCGTCGTACATTTTGTACATGGCCCCACCTTACTCTGTCACTATTTTAGGAATGGGAAGAAATTCATCGCGAATCGCCAGCCGGCGGATAGCCAACACGAGAGACG is a genomic window containing:
- the LOC5565040 gene encoding SAGA-associated factor 11 homolog, whose product is MGENEPIHIEYVDETELLTEFRQYMADPDTREKAANYLLDSLVDEMILGVVFEVHHAYKTGSGAAIEGQPEDCKPYTIVDLPDMDVFGSSNSKKAIDCSCPNCNRIVAASRFAPHLEKCMGMGRNSSRIASRRIANTRDGGNYFGADEDDEDDADWSGEKRKKKIAPVRTNGSKKNGKTS